The Caballeronia sp. SL2Y3 genomic sequence GGGCGCCTTGTTCGATGACACCTCCACCGACACGCCGTGCCGCGCGATACATGCCGCGATATCCGCGCCGTGAATGCGTTCTTCCTGTGCATGGTCGGAAGCGGTGTCGATCGTCGCGACGGTCACGCGCTCCGCAGCCTTCAAAAGAGGCAGCGCGTCGTGGACGGCGCGCGTGGCTTCGCGGCTGCCGTCCCACGCGACCATCGCATGCGTGCCGATCGTCGCAAAGAAGCCCGTATAGGGAATCAGCAGCACGGGCCGGCCGGCCGACATGACGAGCGTTTCCGGAAAATGATCGCCTACGTAGGAGTCAGGATCATTCGGATCATCCTGGCTCGCGACCACCAGATCCACGCACCGCGCATAGTGCGGCACGCAGACCGTCGCGCGCTCGTCGCTGGCGATCCATTCTCCCGATACACCGGCGCGCGTCAACTCCGCATGAAAGAGGCGCTCGATCGCAGCGCGCTGCTCGCGCCGCAATGCCGCATGCTGCGCGTAGTAGTCGGCCGTGCCCGCCATCACGGTGAAGACGCGCGGCGGTGGCTCGAACACCGCGAAGAGGCCGATGACATAGGCGTCGAAATGCCTGGCGAGCGCAAGCGCGCTTTCCAGTCGTGGATGCGCGCGCACGCTGGTGTCGAGATGCACGAGGATCGTCTTGTAGCTCATCGCATGACTCCCTTAGTCGCGGGATCGAAGGCCCTCAGTCTATGCAGGCGTTTCATCTGCGCGCTTGACTCAGATCAACCGGCGCCGCGCGGCGCATCGGTTCTGCTCTGCTTGATGCAGATCAAGAGCCGCCGAATCCGTGCGCATACAGTGGCTCGGTCCACGCCACACGCCATGCCACGCACAGGAGTTCGGCACATGAAAGCGCTCGTCTATCACGGTCCCGGAGAGAAGTCGCTCGACGAACGGCCGTCGCCGAGGC encodes the following:
- a CDS encoding universal stress protein, encoding MSYKTILVHLDTSVRAHPRLESALALARHFDAYVIGLFAVFEPPPRVFTVMAGTADYYAQHAALRREQRAAIERLFHAELTRAGVSGEWIASDERATVCVPHYARCVDLVVASQDDPNDPDSYVGDHFPETLVMSAGRPVLLIPYTGFFATIGTHAMVAWDGSREATRAVHDALPLLKAAERVTVATIDTASDHAQEERIHGADIAACIARHGVSVEVSSNKAPSDMQAGEMLLSRAADIGADLVVMGGYGHARWQELVLGGATRTFLASMTVPVLMSH